The nucleotide window GCTCCATGCCCAGTCGTTGGAGATGCGCCATCCGCTAACCGGCGAGCCGATCCGGCTGGAATGTCCCGCAACGTTTTAAAGCAAAAAAGCGGCCCGGCATTGGTATGCCGGGCCGCACGGTCAGCTCCTTTGGCGCTCTATTCAAGAATGCCCAGTTGGTAGAACTGTTGGTGGGTTCGGATTGGTGGACAATTTAGATCGCGTCCAGTTTTTGCTATCCTACTGGCCAGCAGCTTCGTTTGTTGCGGGCGGCGGGAGAGGACAGTCAAAGGCCGGATCCACAACACACCTGTAGGATACTCTGAACCCTTCCACCGCTTGGTCGAGCCCGGGGATGGTTGCCATGACGTCGGACTCGCTGTAATAGTCCCGCGAGTAGTACGTCTGTGTGCTCCAGTCACTGAACTTGAGAATCGACATACCCTTGGCACTGTAAGGTACGCCATTGAATTGTCCGACCATCGTCCACGTCGCCGTGTAGATGTCGCCGATCAGCATTTCGTCCTCGACCGTGGTGACCAGATCGGGCGAACTGGCAAAGAGTCGCGCGAAGAAGGGCACCAGCGTGTCGAAGCCATAAATATCGACGATCGGGTCATGATACTCGTAATCGTCGGCATAGTACGGGAGCAACGATTGCCAATTTGCGGCGTTGATCTCGACAAGCTCGCGGCCGATACTTAGACGGTCCCGGCGCAACTTGAGAAAGGAGCGGAAATTGCGGCTGTATTTCTTCGGCGCCGATGCATCGGCTAGCGGATGCATTTCGGGCTGGGAGTCGGTAGTGGCCAGTTCGATGGGGCAGTCGAAGGTTGGATCGACGGCGCACCGATAGTAGGTACGGAACCCCAGGATCGCTTGATCGAATCCCGGGATATTGGACATAATGTCGCCTTCGGAGTAGTAGTCTCTCCAGTAGTAAACCTCCTTGGTCCAGCGCCGGAATTTGATAATTGAAATACCTTTAGCTTCATAGGGCACGCCGTTGAAGGAGCCGACCATCGTCCAGGTTGCCGAATACACGTCGCCCGCCAGAGTTTCGTCCTCAATCGTCGTGACAAGGTCTGGCGAACTGCCGTAGAGCCGTCCGAGGAACTGCGTCAGCATGTCGATACCGTAGACATCGACGATCGAATCATGATACTCGATATCTTCAGCGTAATATTGCAAAAGCGTAGTCCAATCGACATTCTGCACCTCGAGCATGCCGCGCCCGATCTCTAGTCGATCCTGGCGGAGTTGGTGCAGTTCACGCAACCTGCCTGCCTCCGCATCCTCAACAAAAGGAAAGAGTATGAACGTGCAAGCAAGCAATAAAGTTGTGTTGATGATTTTTTTCATTTTGATCCTCCTAAGTTTGCATTCTAGTGGGTGATTAAAGCATGTATTCCAAATGGATGGGTTCCCTGGGGCCGTCAAGCATCGCGGCCACGCATTTGGGTGTTTCATGCTGTAGCTTCATTAGGCCTTTGAGCTTGGAGATGAAAGAGCACATCCGCTCCAAGTATTGATTATGATTGAAATGCGGTAGGGCCTGGAATTTCCAGGCATCGCCTGACCGTTTGGATTGTACGGCAGTCGACATAAATAGAACGCTCGCGATGAGCACGGTAAGTATTCGGTCTTTTATAGTTTTACCTCCTGTCGTTGATGTTTCAACCGAGCCGGCCAAACTACCCCAACCCGCCCGGTCTCAGGTGTTCTCTGCGTTTAAAACGCATGTCGTTGTATATAAAGAATGTCCGAATTAGTCAACCCTTAATAAGGGTTCGGGGGAAAAGGATTTTGTCTAAGAAAGCGACCCGGCGATGCAGTGAAGGCGGTTTGCGCTTGCAACCTGTTCCCCGTTCTGAAAAATCACGCTTTATGAACGATTTACTTTATAAAGGCCATTTCAAGGGACTCGACATTGCCTTCACCTATGCGGTGACGACGCAGGCGGTGAACGAGTCCATCGTGCGGCACAACTGCGACCCCGCGGCGGCCCATATCCTCGGGCGCGCCACCACCGGCGCGCTGCTGGCGGCGGCCATCCTGCCGGAGGGGCAGCGGCTCAATGCATGCTGGAAATACCAGGGCGCGCTCAAGACCATCGTGGCCGATGCCGGGCGGGACGGCTCCGTCCGTTCCTTGATTTCGCCGACCCAACTGGGCGATTTAAGCGATGCCCACGACGGGCTCTATGGCGAGATGGGCGACCTCCAGGTGGTGGTCTCAACGGATGGGAAAATCGCCAACTCGGGCACGACGCCGGTTTCGCTGCACGATGCCGTGGGCGATCTCGCCTACCACTATTGCATCTCCGACCAGGTGGAAACCGGCATGAGCGTGATGATCGGCTTCCAGCCGGATCCCGCCGCTCCCGTCAAGCTCTGCCAGGGCTGGATGATCCAGGCGTTGCCGGGCACCGACCTGGAGCGGTTCGACCGCATTCGCCACCACATGGACGACCGCGGATTCCGCGAGCTGCTCGGGCACGATAGCGCATCGGAACACTATTTCGAGCAGATTGCCCAGGCGCTGATCGGTGATGAAAAGGGATATGAAGGCATCCAGGTTGAATCCTGCCCCGCACCCAAGTTTGCATGCACCTGCAGCAAGCAAAAGATGACGGCCGTGCTGCGAAGCATCCCGATCCCCGACCGTATGACGATCGTCAAGCGCAAGGAGCCCGTCGGCATCAGCTGCCAGTTCTGCAACGAGCGCTACGAAATGAGCATCGAAGAATGCATCGTCGCCTGGAACCAGAAACCGGAATAAACATTTTCCCACAAAAGAACGCAAAGGTCGCGAAAGCCGTTGCATCAGGATTCTTTGAGGTCTTTGTGCTGTTTCGTGGCTAGAAAAACCCATGGAATTGCCGCCCGTCATTTTTGGAACGTTGATCAAGCGCTATAAACGGTTTTTGGCCGATGTGGAATTGGACGACGGTTCAATTATTACCGCTCACTGTCCCAACACGGGGCGGATGACGACCTGCGCCGAACCGGGCTGGCGCGTGGCGCTTTCCGATAGCCAAAACCCGAAACGCAAATACCGCTACACCTGGGAGCTGGTTCACAACGGCGACTGCTGGATCTGCGTCAACACCGGCCGCGCCAACGAGATGGCCTTCGAGGCGGTTTCCAACAAGGTGATCCCGGAATTGGCCGGCTACGACGAAGTCCTGCGCGAGCAAACCTTCGGCAACAGCCGCTTCGACCTGCTGCTAAAGAGGGGCGACGACCTCTGCTACGTCGAGGTCAAGAACGTCACCCTGCTGGCGGACGACGGCTGTTATGCCTTTCCCGACGCCGTCACCGAACGCGGCCGCAAGCACCTCAACGAATTGGTCGATGTCGTAAAAGCCGGCCACCGTGCCGCGATGCTGTTCGTCATCCCGCGCTCAGACGGCACCACCTTCCGCGCCGCCCACG belongs to Pontiella desulfatans and includes:
- the sfsA gene encoding DNA/RNA nuclease SfsA, with the translated sequence MELPPVIFGTLIKRYKRFLADVELDDGSIITAHCPNTGRMTTCAEPGWRVALSDSQNPKRKYRYTWELVHNGDCWICVNTGRANEMAFEAVSNKVIPELAGYDEVLREQTFGNSRFDLLLKRGDDLCYVEVKNVTLLADDGCYAFPDAVTERGRKHLNELVDVVKAGHRAAMLFVIPRSDGTTFRAAHEIDPQYADALEHAASNGVEVHAWGGEVSPGGLKLVKPAEIIF
- a CDS encoding Hsp33 family molecular chaperone HslO; protein product: MNDLLYKGHFKGLDIAFTYAVTTQAVNESIVRHNCDPAAAHILGRATTGALLAAAILPEGQRLNACWKYQGALKTIVADAGRDGSVRSLISPTQLGDLSDAHDGLYGEMGDLQVVVSTDGKIANSGTTPVSLHDAVGDLAYHYCISDQVETGMSVMIGFQPDPAAPVKLCQGWMIQALPGTDLERFDRIRHHMDDRGFRELLGHDSASEHYFEQIAQALIGDEKGYEGIQVESCPAPKFACTCSKQKMTAVLRSIPIPDRMTIVKRKEPVGISCQFCNERYEMSIEECIVAWNQKPE
- a CDS encoding nuclear transport factor 2 family protein, with the protein product MKKIINTTLLLACTFILFPFVEDAEAGRLRELHQLRQDRLEIGRGMLEVQNVDWTTLLQYYAEDIEYHDSIVDVYGIDMLTQFLGRLYGSSPDLVTTIEDETLAGDVYSATWTMVGSFNGVPYEAKGISIIKFRRWTKEVYYWRDYYSEGDIMSNIPGFDQAILGFRTYYRCAVDPTFDCPIELATTDSQPEMHPLADASAPKKYSRNFRSFLKLRRDRLSIGRELVEINAANWQSLLPYYADDYEYHDPIVDIYGFDTLVPFFARLFASSPDLVTTVEDEMLIGDIYTATWTMVGQFNGVPYSAKGMSILKFSDWSTQTYYSRDYYSESDVMATIPGLDQAVEGFRVSYRCVVDPAFDCPLPPPATNEAAGQ